In Erigeron canadensis isolate Cc75 chromosome 1, C_canadensis_v1, whole genome shotgun sequence, a single window of DNA contains:
- the LOC122579392 gene encoding ceramide synthase 1 LOH3-like, giving the protein MEIMEVIKSIDFEHESFPTYSDFIVLPMFAIFFPTVRFFLDRFLFEHVGRWLIFDKGQQKLDVETDDRNKKIKKFKESAWKCIYYLSAEILALAVTYNEPYFTNTNNFWLGPGDQRWPDQKMKLKLKGLYMYTGGFYTYSIFALIFWETRRSDFGVSMGHHVATVILILMSYICRFARAGSIILALHDASDVFLEVGKMSKYSGAETLASFSFVIFVLSWVVLRLIYYPFWILWSTSYEVVMTLDKEKEIKEGPLYYYVFNTLLYCLLVLHIYWWVLMYRMLVKQIQDRGKLSDDVRSDSDSDSDKEHED; this is encoded by the exons atggaaATCATGGAAGTAATTAAATCAATAGACTTTGAACATGAATCATTCCCAACTTATAGTGATTTCATTGTTCTTCCTATGTTTGCCATCTTCTTCCCCACTGTTCGGTTTTTTCTTGATAGATTCCTTTTTGAG CATGTTGGTAGGTGGTTAATATTTGACAAGGGACAGCAGAAGCTGGATGTTGAGACAGATGATCGtaataagaagataaaaaaattcaaagaatCAGCTTGGAAATGCATTTATTATCTTTCAGCAGAAATCCTAGCCCTGGCTGTAACTTATAATGAACCGTATTTCACTAATACAAACAATTTTTGGCTTGGTCCTGGTGATCAGAGATGGCCTGACCAGAAAATGAA GTTAAAATTAAAAGGTCTCTACATGTATACGGGTGGATTCTACACGTATTCCATCTTTGCATTGATATTCTGGGAAACAAGAAGATCCGATTTTGGTGTGTCCATGGGCCATCATGTCGCAACTGTCATCCTCATCTTAATGTCGTATATATGCAG GTTTGCTCGTGCTGGTTCGATTATTTTAGCTCTTCATGATGCCAGTGATGTGTTTCTTGAAGTAGGCAAGATGTCTAAATACAGTGGTGCCGAAACACTTGCAAGTTTTTCATTTGTTATATTTGTATTGTCGTGGGTGGTTCTTCGTCTTATTTATTACCCGTTTTGGATCCTCTGGAGTACAAG TTACGAAGTAGTTATGACTTTGGATAAGGAGAAGGAGATTAAGGAGGGCCCACTTTACTATTATGTGTTCAACACCCTTCTTTACTGTCTGCTTGTTCTCCATATATACTGGTGGGTGCTTATGTACCGGATGCTTGTTAAGCAAATCCAAGATAGAGGAAAACTTAGTGACGATGTTCGTTCTG ATTCCGATAGCGACAGTGATAAAGAACATGAAGATTGA
- the LOC122582242 gene encoding uncharacterized protein LOC122582242 yields MEDVLTELPPPSRFFLEDLNNFTPPAPSLPSPFVLLSNPISKTPLRPSLLIIAISQPSLYLLHYLSSKTLIGTLVLPEISPSGNSIEPSPKDKSCNLYAINHSTESIIVANFQYSVSSERTHLIAKTLIGQQIIPDRVLIFDSVQPRNFRGRISTDDTFAMKLETAKERKGAPLLKNLTYFPSGSVIEGLGAALLSRCQVMNIRGTLCVAWPELGGSVISMLKALLMKDVLPGMELHIDANGEGEGSSLGSRNHYLDSDLYT; encoded by the coding sequence ATGGAAGACGTGTTAACAGAATTACCACCACCTTCACGGTTCTTCTTAGAAGATCTGAATAACTTCACTCCACCCGCGCCTTCCCTACCGTCACCATTTGTGTTGCTCTCAAATCCAATTTCAAAAACTCCACTTCGACCCTCTCTTCTGATCATTGCTATTTCCCAACCATCTTTATACCTACTCCACTACTTATCTTCAAAAACCCTAATCGGAACCCTAGTGTTACCAGAAATATCACCTTCAGGGAACTCTATTGAGCCTTCTCCCAAGGATAAATCTTGCAACCTTTATGCCATCAATCATTCTACTGAATCCATTATTGTTGCCAACTTTCAATATTCAGTTTCTTCAGAGAGAACCCATTTGATTGCCAAAACTCTAATTGGTCAACAGATAATTCCCGACcgtgttttgatttttgattctGTTCAACCCCGTAACTTCCGCGGTAGGATCTCTACAGATGATACATTTGCAATGAAGCTAGAAACTgctaaagaaagaaaaggggCACCGTTATTGAAAAACTTGACCTATTTTCCATCAGGAAGTGTGATAGAAGGGTTGGGTGCTGCTCTGCTGAGTCGATGCCAGGTAATGAATATCAGGGGAACTCTGTGTGTCGCGTGGCCAGAGCTGGGTGGTTCGGTAATATCGATGCTTAAAGCTTTATTGATGAAAGATGTATTACCTGGTATGGAACTGCACATTGATGCCAATGGTGAAGGTGAAGGCTCGAGTCTTGGTTCTAGAAATCATTACCTAGATTCTGATTTGTATACCTGA
- the LOC122585952 gene encoding peroxidase 11-like → MAINSTVFFIFSVFAICCLKFLHAADPPLSLDYYKSTCPNAEAIVRKEMECAVTSDLRNAALILRLHFHDCFVQGCDGSVLLDDTFTLQGEKKAPTNLNALKGFEIIDRIKNKLESECPGTVSCADALTIAARDAVLLVGGPYWDVPVGRKDSKTASSAEVESNIPGANDGLLSIIGKFMYQSLSVTDMVALSGAHTIGMARCTNYRARIYGDYQTTATMSTIAESNLKTLKSTCPAAGGGENNESAMDYISPNLFDNTYYHILLRGEGLLTSDQELYSSILGVETSKLVRKYAENQIAFFEQFSESMVKLGNITNPETYVDGEVRKNCRFVNT, encoded by the exons ATGGCTATCAATTCTACcgtctttttcattttttcagtTTTCGCTATCTGCTGCCTAAAATTCTTGCATGCAGCTGACCCTCCATTATCTTTGGATTACTACAAATCTACTTGCCCGAATGCAGAAGCCATTGTTAGGAAAGAAATGGAGTGTGCTGTGACCTCTGATCTTCGAAATGCAGCCTTGATCTTACGCTTACACTTCCATGACTGTTTTGTACAG GGCTGTGATGGATCAGTATTGCTGGATGATACATTCACGTTACAAGGAGAAAAGAAAGCTCCTACTAATTTGAATGCTTTAAAAGGTTTTGAAATCATTGATAGGATAAAGAACAAGCTCGAATCTGAGTGTCCAGGCACAGTTTCATGTGCTGATGCCCTTACTATTGCTGCAAGAGATGCAGTGTTATTG GTTGGTGGACCTTATTGGGATGTTCCAGTTGGGAGAAAAGACTCAAAGACAGCAAGTTCTGCAGAGGTTGAATCGAATATTCCAGGTGCAAACGATGGGCTCCTGTCGATCATTGGGAAGTTTATGTACCAAAGCCTCTCTGTCACTGATATGGTTGCACTCTCGG GTGCTCATACAATCGGAATGGCTCGTTGCACAAACTACAGAGCAAGAATCTACGGTGACTATCAAACAACTGCAACAATGAGCACAATCGCAGAGTCAAACCTCAAGACATTAAAGTCAACGTGCCCTGCTGCAGGAGGAGGAGAGAATAATGAATCAGCAATGGATTATATTTCACCTAATCTTTTCGACAACACGTATTACCACATACTTCTTAGAGGAGAAGGCCTTCTTACATCTGATCAAGAGCTATATTCCAGCATTCTTGGAGTCGAAACAAGTAAGCTTGTGAGGAAATACGCAGAAAACCAAATAGCGTTCTTTGAACAGTTTTCAGAGTCTATGGTGAAACTGGGAAACATTACAAATCCCGAGACTTATGTTGATGGAGAAGTTAGAAAGAATTGCAGATTTGTGAACACATAA